One genomic segment of Erysipelotrichaceae bacterium 66202529 includes these proteins:
- a CDS encoding UTRA domain-containing protein, which yields MMTSWEPVVDYLLENMQKQTYKKDERLPSEHELAQRFALTRIEIRKAYDRLKEMGYVYSRQGKGNYYAGYLEKVELALSSADSFSMKMSSLSGRYYTRLISCERIAFHKDIFERLQAGECESIVCIKRLRYLDHMPSAMHISYVKESRFSDIRDSLQKNPSLYAYFQDKGIKHITTEDTQLTISTLNTEERLYMKVSGIVPCMMLKSISRNRDTGELLEVSTIIYRGDKFIFRL from the coding sequence ATGATGACAAGCTGGGAACCGGTGGTAGATTATCTTCTGGAGAACATGCAGAAGCAGACCTACAAAAAGGATGAACGACTTCCAAGCGAGCATGAGCTGGCACAGCGCTTTGCTCTGACAAGAATTGAGATCCGAAAGGCATATGATCGCCTGAAGGAAATGGGGTATGTCTATTCCCGTCAGGGAAAGGGTAATTATTATGCAGGCTATCTGGAAAAGGTGGAGCTTGCGCTATCCTCCGCTGACAGCTTTTCTATGAAAATGAGTTCCTTATCCGGACGGTATTACACGCGGCTTATCAGCTGCGAACGCATTGCATTTCATAAGGATATTTTTGAACGTCTGCAGGCAGGAGAATGTGAATCCATCGTCTGTATAAAGCGGCTGCGTTATCTGGATCACATGCCCTCCGCTATGCATATCTCGTATGTTAAGGAGAGCAGGTTTTCAGATATCCGGGACAGCCTGCAGAAAAATCCGAGTCTGTATGCCTATTTTCAGGATAAAGGAATCAAACATATTACAACAGAGGATACACAGCTAACGATATCCACCTTGAACACAGAGGAGCGCCTGTATATGAAGGTGAGCGGTATCGTTCCCTGCATGATGCTAAAAAGTATCAGCCGCAATCGGGATACTGGTGAGCTGCTTGAGGTATCCACGATTATCTATCGGGGAGATAAGTTCATTTTCCGTCTTTGA
- a CDS encoding ABC transporter permease, protein MREFLLVLKFELQAMLQKKSFLISTVLVAVAAFVILSIPRFFSDDDKTDAEGSQTKDKTMLIYDGSAILKNQKLVEQHFPEYKITYAKSLSEVQDKVKDKEADAGFEVKAATSFVYYVNNSSLNDATSSRFEAVLQQQYQASELAKLSYDASKVQAIYQTPVTYDTTVLGTDGMNNYFYTYVLILVLYMMILLYGNQIGVGVASEKSNRAIEILTTSCSPNALIFGKVIAGAIAGVIQTAIMLGSFLLAYQMNAGAWDHMLDKFLDIPSLVLITFALFGILGYLLFSFLFGAVGALCSKVEEVNGATMPIQLLIVAVFILSFITLQNPDTLFAKIMCYFPFSSWMCMFVNVAMGSASVIEIIISLVILAATTLAMGMLGAKLYRRGTLSYGNSVKLKNIMKMIKQKD, encoded by the coding sequence ATGAGAGAGTTCTTATTGGTATTGAAGTTTGAGCTGCAGGCAATGCTGCAGAAAAAATCATTTTTGATTTCCACTGTGCTGGTGGCTGTTGCCGCCTTTGTCATCCTGTCGATTCCACGCTTTTTCTCGGATGATGATAAAACGGATGCTGAGGGTTCTCAAACAAAGGATAAGACCATGCTGATTTATGATGGCAGCGCAATTCTGAAAAATCAAAAGCTTGTGGAACAGCATTTTCCGGAGTATAAAATCACATATGCCAAATCACTTTCCGAGGTGCAGGATAAGGTGAAGGATAAGGAAGCAGATGCAGGCTTTGAAGTAAAGGCGGCAACCAGCTTTGTCTATTATGTGAATAATTCTTCATTGAATGACGCGACATCTTCACGCTTTGAAGCCGTACTGCAGCAGCAGTATCAGGCAAGCGAGCTGGCAAAGCTGAGCTATGATGCATCCAAGGTACAGGCAATTTATCAGACGCCTGTTACTTACGACACCACTGTGTTGGGAACGGATGGTATGAACAATTACTTTTATACCTATGTTCTGATTCTTGTTCTGTATATGATGATTCTGCTGTATGGAAATCAGATCGGTGTGGGCGTGGCAAGTGAAAAGAGCAATCGTGCTATCGAAATTCTGACAACGAGCTGTTCGCCGAATGCTTTGATTTTCGGTAAGGTCATTGCCGGTGCGATTGCTGGTGTGATTCAGACGGCGATTATGCTGGGCTCATTTTTGCTGGCATATCAAATGAATGCCGGGGCATGGGATCATATGCTGGATAAATTCCTGGATATACCAAGTCTTGTGCTGATTACCTTTGCCTTGTTCGGTATCCTGGGCTATCTGCTGTTCAGCTTCTTGTTTGGTGCAGTTGGTGCGCTGTGCTCCAAGGTGGAGGAAGTAAATGGAGCTACCATGCCGATTCAGCTTCTGATTGTTGCCGTGTTTATATTAAGCTTTATCACATTGCAAAATCCAGATACACTGTTTGCGAAAATTATGTGCTATTTCCCATTCTCATCCTGGATGTGTATGTTTGTCAATGTGGCAATGGGAAGTGCTTCTGTAATTGAGATCATAATATCTCTGGTAATCCTTGCGGCTACTACTTTAGCAATGGGGATGCTTGGGGCGAAGCTGTATCGCAGAGGAACGCTGTCGTATGGCAATTCTGTGAAGCTCAAGAATATTATGAAAATGATAAAACAGAAAGATTAG
- a CDS encoding ATP-binding cassette domain-containing protein produces MELQVQDLHKSFDGREVLHGISFSIASGKALGLLGRNGAGKSTTIRILMDVFKADCGAMSMDGKVFHAKDYNIGYLPEERGLYPKKKISEQLIYLATLRGLSRTAAKTNFKKWMKRLGITEYENRVLDTLSKGNQQKVQLAQTLMCDPDIVILDEPFSGLDPVNSQILKEVVQEQIQLGKLVIFSSHQMNYVEEFCEDIVILHHGDVVLQGNLKQIKKEYGKNRIVLRALYPDAEQFRLLLETQCQDLLHIYEEKDGGFIVELQPYVNKRDVLTKMLELEVDLEAFQMYEASLTDIFVSKAGDEE; encoded by the coding sequence ATGGAATTACAAGTGCAAGATCTGCATAAGAGCTTTGATGGCAGGGAGGTTCTGCATGGTATTTCTTTTTCCATCGCCAGTGGAAAGGCCCTGGGATTGCTGGGGCGTAACGGTGCCGGCAAGTCTACAACGATCCGTATTCTGATGGATGTGTTCAAGGCAGATTGCGGAGCTATGAGTATGGATGGAAAAGTCTTTCATGCGAAGGATTATAATATCGGTTATCTGCCGGAGGAGAGAGGACTGTATCCGAAGAAAAAGATTTCGGAGCAGCTGATCTATCTGGCAACACTGCGCGGGTTGTCCCGTACAGCAGCGAAGACCAATTTCAAAAAGTGGATGAAGCGGCTGGGGATTACGGAATATGAAAATCGTGTTCTGGATACCCTGAGCAAGGGAAACCAGCAGAAGGTACAGCTGGCACAGACACTGATGTGTGATCCGGATATCGTCATTCTGGATGAGCCGTTTTCCGGCTTGGATCCAGTGAATTCACAGATTTTGAAGGAGGTTGTGCAGGAACAGATCCAGTTGGGAAAATTAGTTATCTTTTCCTCTCATCAGATGAATTATGTGGAGGAATTTTGCGAGGATATTGTCATTCTGCATCATGGGGATGTTGTTTTACAGGGGAATCTGAAGCAGATTAAGAAGGAATATGGTAAGAATCGCATTGTACTTCGTGCATTGTATCCGGACGCAGAGCAGTTTCGCTTATTGCTGGAAACACAGTGTCAGGATTTGCTTCATATATATGAGGAAAAGGACGGCGGCTTTATTGTAGAGCTGCAGCCGTATGTGAATAAACGGGATGTGCTTACGAAAATGCTGGAGCTGGAGGTTGACCTTGAGGCGTTCCAGATGTATGAGGCATCCTTAACGGACATCTTTGTATCAAAGGCAGGTGATGAGGAATGA
- a CDS encoding helix-turn-helix domain-containing protein, producing MKNLKIKMARMELDMSQEELANKVGATRQTIGLIEAGRYNPSIKLCIKICIALHKHLDDLFWEDIYDKEEL from the coding sequence ATGAAAAATCTTAAAATTAAAATGGCGCGCATGGAGCTGGATATGTCGCAGGAGGAGCTGGCAAATAAGGTGGGAGCCACACGGCAGACAATCGGTTTGATTGAAGCAGGCCGCTACAATCCGTCTATCAAGCTCTGTATCAAAATCTGTATTGCACTGCATAAGCATCTGGATGATCTGTTCTGGGAGGATATCTATGACAAGGAGGAATTATAG
- a CDS encoding HAD hydrolase family protein, whose amino-acid sequence MPRIGKRILKSSLAVFICFLIYLLRNQEGIVFYSCIAAVLCMQQDTSNTQRVAANRVVGTLIGGFCGMAVLLFEKHILPDVPLYQYALISFMIIPVIYITVLLKKTSASYISCVVFMSVTVSHAADVNPYVFAINRMLDTLIGIAVAYGINCIHLPVRLQKDMLYVSTLDHTLLQEDGRLSPYTRVKLRQLLEQGAAITIATSRTPATLLPILEGIPLTLPVAVMNGAALYDCQKQTYSHTYCIKEDCAARILKLLEQEHMNCFQHVILHHILHVYYSDFRNPLEEEYYHRMRKQPYKNYVYEKKAQPHAAVCFTILHEEAGIQRLYEQIKKQEYASDLQLIVRPSEEQKGYAILDIYSASADTCRAVQTIQTMYGYQRLCVFACHKKDLALVQSGDEAYTVSQGHDDIKAAANVLGSVEKDVVIREIDRNYHGHKKKI is encoded by the coding sequence ATGCCAAGAATCGGAAAACGTATTCTAAAATCATCCCTGGCAGTTTTTATATGCTTTCTGATCTATCTGCTGCGTAATCAGGAGGGAATTGTTTTTTATTCCTGTATTGCCGCTGTATTATGTATGCAGCAGGATACATCCAATACCCAGCGTGTGGCGGCAAACCGCGTTGTCGGTACATTGATCGGCGGCTTTTGCGGTATGGCTGTCCTGTTGTTTGAAAAGCATATCCTGCCGGACGTGCCACTTTACCAGTATGCTCTGATTTCCTTTATGATCATCCCGGTTATTTATATAACGGTACTACTGAAAAAGACTTCGGCATCCTACATATCCTGTGTGGTTTTTATGAGTGTCACCGTATCTCACGCGGCCGATGTAAATCCCTATGTGTTTGCGATTAACCGTATGCTTGATACACTGATTGGCATCGCTGTAGCCTATGGCATCAACTGTATCCATCTCCCTGTGCGCTTACAGAAGGATATGCTGTATGTTTCCACGCTGGATCATACACTGCTGCAGGAGGATGGACGCTTATCTCCATATACAAGGGTTAAGCTGCGTCAGCTATTGGAACAGGGGGCGGCTATCACGATTGCCACCTCCCGCACACCGGCAACGCTGCTGCCCATTTTGGAGGGGATTCCTTTAACTCTTCCGGTAGCCGTCATGAATGGCGCAGCCTTATATGATTGTCAAAAACAGACCTATTCGCATACATACTGTATAAAGGAGGATTGCGCCGCACGTATTTTAAAGCTGCTGGAACAGGAGCACATGAATTGCTTCCAGCATGTCATCCTTCATCATATCCTGCATGTATATTACAGTGATTTTCGCAATCCGTTGGAAGAAGAATATTATCACAGAATGCGAAAGCAGCCGTATAAAAATTATGTATATGAAAAAAAAGCACAGCCGCATGCTGCTGTCTGCTTCACCATCCTGCATGAGGAAGCAGGAATACAGCGCTTGTATGAACAAATAAAGAAACAGGAGTATGCATCCGATTTACAGCTTATTGTGCGACCGAGTGAGGAGCAGAAGGGATATGCCATACTGGATATTTACAGTGCATCAGCGGATACCTGCCGCGCTGTACAGACTATACAGACGATGTATGGATATCAGCGTCTGTGCGTATTTGCCTGTCACAAGAAGGATCTTGCACTTGTGCAAAGCGGGGATGAAGCGTATACCGTTTCACAGGGGCATGATGATATCAAAGCGGCTGCCAATGTACTTGGCAGTGTGGAAAAGGATGTTGTGATTCGTGAAATTGACAGGAATTATCACGGACATAAAAAGAAAATATAA
- a CDS encoding HAD-IC family P-type ATPase, with the protein MYEKDVAQVLEELGATERGLRSEEVISRQNTYGRNELEEIKPDHPFIVFLSQFKDLLVIILIVAAVISMISGEIESTIVILAVITMNAILGTVQSIKAQKSLDALKQLSTPHSRVLRDGTLMEISSQELTVGDILFLEAGDVVGADGRILENHSLQVNESALTGEVESVHKQVDVIEGECGLGDQKNMVFSSGLVTYGRARVIVTAVGMKSEIGKIATLMNTAQERKTPLQKTLDDFSKKLSIAIIGICILVFALNVWQGNAIIDALMFAVALAVAAIPEALASIVTIVLAMGTSQMAKENAIIKNINSVESLGCVSVICSDKTGTLTQNKMTAQQVYRNHELLHANNMKEASPLDRLLLLGFALCCDATTNEDQRIGDPTELALVDLLELYRIDELKTREKYPRIDENPFDSERKLMSTLHMIDGEYRLLLKGACDEILKKATHIQTEQGIREITEDDQKRILNMNQTFAENGLRVLGFATRIVSKDHIDVDDEDQLIFLGLISLMDPPREESKAAVENCQRAGIIPVMITGDHKVTARSIAKALGIYNNGDQCVDGTELNAMSEEELMNRLEHIRVYARVAPEHKIRIVNAWQKKGKIAAMTGDGVNDAPALKQADIGIAMGITGTEVSKDAASMILTDDNFATIVKAVATGRNIYANIKNAIIYLLSGNLSGIICVLAASLLSLQVPFLPVHLLFINLVTDSLPAIAIGMEHSTRDILKEKPRDPSVGILTPATMKQLGVQGILIAIVTMSAYFLGLKESWEIATTMAFSTLCLSRLFHGFNCRSQRSLYRIGLFTNKYSILAFIIGFCFLNAILLWQPLHSLFSVTTITITQLFTIYGLAFLPTLLIQTGRMLRHR; encoded by the coding sequence ATGTATGAAAAGGATGTTGCTCAGGTATTGGAAGAGCTTGGGGCAACCGAGCGGGGCTTGCGCAGTGAGGAGGTCATCTCACGGCAGAATACCTATGGAAGAAATGAGCTGGAGGAGATAAAGCCTGACCACCCGTTCATCGTATTTCTATCACAGTTTAAGGATCTGCTGGTTATTATTCTGATTGTGGCAGCCGTTATATCCATGATCAGCGGTGAGATAGAAAGCACCATCGTCATTCTGGCTGTCATTACCATGAATGCAATTCTGGGAACTGTGCAAAGTATAAAGGCACAAAAATCACTGGATGCCTTAAAGCAGCTTTCCACACCGCACAGCCGTGTTTTGCGTGATGGAACCCTGATGGAAATATCCAGTCAGGAATTAACGGTCGGTGATATTTTATTTCTGGAGGCCGGAGATGTCGTAGGAGCGGATGGCCGTATTCTTGAAAATCATTCTCTGCAGGTTAATGAGAGTGCATTAACCGGTGAGGTGGAGAGTGTGCATAAGCAGGTTGACGTCATCGAGGGGGAATGCGGTCTTGGAGATCAGAAGAATATGGTGTTCTCCAGCGGATTGGTAACCTATGGACGCGCCCGTGTAATTGTAACAGCAGTTGGTATGAAATCGGAGATCGGGAAAATTGCCACCTTAATGAATACTGCACAGGAGCGTAAGACACCGTTACAGAAAACACTGGATGATTTTAGTAAGAAGCTGAGCATTGCCATCATCGGTATATGTATCCTTGTATTTGCTTTGAATGTATGGCAGGGAAATGCCATCATAGATGCCCTGATGTTTGCCGTTGCGCTTGCTGTTGCGGCTATACCGGAGGCGCTGGCAAGCATTGTCACAATTGTACTGGCAATGGGAACCAGCCAGATGGCAAAGGAAAATGCTATTATAAAAAATATCAATTCGGTGGAAAGTCTGGGCTGTGTCTCTGTAATCTGTTCCGATAAAACAGGGACGCTGACGCAGAATAAAATGACGGCGCAGCAGGTATACCGCAATCATGAGCTGCTCCATGCCAACAATATGAAGGAAGCCTCACCGCTGGATCGTCTGCTGCTGCTTGGCTTCGCGCTGTGCTGTGATGCGACAACCAATGAGGATCAGCGAATTGGTGATCCTACCGAGCTTGCACTTGTGGATTTGCTGGAGCTGTATCGCATTGATGAGCTGAAAACAAGAGAAAAGTATCCGCGCATTGATGAGAACCCATTTGATTCCGAGCGGAAGCTGATGTCTACTTTGCATATGATTGACGGGGAATACCGGCTGCTGCTGAAGGGTGCCTGTGATGAAATCCTAAAAAAGGCTACACATATACAAACAGAGCAGGGAATCCGTGAAATTACAGAGGATGACCAAAAACGTATTTTGAATATGAATCAAACCTTTGCAGAAAACGGACTGCGTGTATTAGGCTTTGCGACACGCATTGTGAGTAAGGATCACATTGATGTGGACGATGAGGATCAGCTGATATTCCTTGGACTGATTTCCCTGATGGATCCCCCTCGTGAGGAAAGTAAGGCAGCTGTTGAAAACTGTCAGCGTGCCGGTATTATTCCGGTTATGATTACCGGCGACCATAAGGTTACGGCGAGAAGCATTGCCAAGGCGCTTGGTATTTACAATAACGGGGATCAGTGTGTGGATGGTACTGAACTGAATGCCATGAGCGAGGAGGAGCTGATGAACCGTCTGGAGCATATCCGTGTCTATGCGCGAGTTGCACCGGAGCATAAAATCCGTATCGTCAATGCATGGCAGAAAAAGGGAAAAATTGCGGCTATGACCGGGGATGGCGTCAACGATGCTCCTGCTTTGAAGCAGGCAGATATCGGAATCGCCATGGGAATTACCGGAACCGAGGTCAGTAAGGATGCCGCCAGCATGATTCTGACGGATGACAACTTCGCAACGATTGTCAAGGCTGTCGCAACTGGTAGAAATATCTATGCCAATATCAAGAATGCCATCATCTATCTGCTGTCTGGAAATCTTTCGGGTATTATCTGTGTACTGGCTGCCTCCTTGTTATCCCTGCAGGTGCCGTTTTTACCGGTACACCTGTTGTTTATCAATCTGGTTACCGATTCTCTGCCAGCCATTGCCATCGGTATGGAGCACAGCACAAGAGATATTCTGAAGGAGAAGCCAAGAGATCCTTCCGTCGGAATTCTTACACCGGCTACCATGAAGCAGCTTGGTGTGCAGGGAATTTTAATTGCGATTGTCACGATGAGTGCATATTTCCTCGGCTTAAAGGAAAGCTGGGAAATTGCTACAACAATGGCATTCTCTACCCTGTGTCTGTCCAGGTTATTCCATGGCTTCAACTGCCGTTCCCAGCGTTCTCTCTATCGCATTGGTCTGTTTACCAATAAATACTCCATTTTAGCCTTTATCATCGGCTTTTGCTTCCTGAATGCGATTCTGCTATGGCAGCCTTTGCATTCCTTATTCTCAGTGACAACCATTACGATAACACAGCTATTTACAATTTACGGTCTTGCCTTTCTGCCAACCTTACTCATTCAGACAGGAAGAATGCTGCGGCACCGATAA
- a CDS encoding diguanylate cyclase, with translation MKEEIQKTFDNYLEQFREDENVCEQIKKTVLEQVGLGDELTPVIQRFLNIAQEQEYAYAVPLGYAMMFFITYGTDIDLAISYNEKARELFMKQSDYKERDGILTVANNAVIAHILKGDYGAAYQEIAAAMPIAEKGGRISYYSAFLNNGAIILREFGLYKKAIQQVEETLQKRDLIGTSNFFVTIFLLSSLYLCTKETDKVRELLKVHMPELLASDYYDTALFYKQYMEAAILDDDRPTAEHWYEILINTYDFTKNEELDNNEVYLSLARYHLYQKNYEKAQEYYEHLLSHMEELLGYKRHILEESARLYECLEDYQKAHACLKQAHALTNAYTGFIDDMYRQEIEDVWEKNRMLSYEVLYDRLLDMTEFGKIVTSCLSWKQLNEVIDQHAGRIFSYDNWEVLLYEEPKQLLRSFANVSYALDSHPILKACTREYTSRRLPNLTADSETAKSLGTLYDKQTRSMLLQPITYQGTVLALFCMKSNLVDNFSRTDQRLLQVFADYIAIAIHNVAQFADALDKSSYDYLSGIYNRSALMQYGEDMLQSARRQAHSIGALMMDIDDFKQINDTFGHMQGDEVIRQVTAIMKQKQQHGIIARFGGEEFILLIDQLSKQELYELAEDIRYACETCEISFENASIHFTISIGCCYQEQPASTLKELFNEADQRLYIAKRNGKNYVQM, from the coding sequence ATGAAAGAAGAAATACAAAAAACATTCGATAACTATCTGGAGCAATTCAGAGAGGATGAGAATGTTTGTGAGCAGATAAAGAAAACAGTACTGGAGCAGGTCGGACTCGGCGATGAGCTGACTCCTGTAATTCAGCGATTTCTGAATATTGCACAGGAACAAGAATATGCTTATGCCGTTCCTCTGGGCTATGCCATGATGTTTTTTATAACATATGGTACAGATATTGACCTGGCTATCTCCTATAATGAAAAAGCCAGAGAGCTGTTTATGAAGCAATCGGACTATAAAGAGCGGGATGGTATCCTGACCGTGGCGAATAATGCTGTCATTGCCCATATATTAAAGGGAGACTATGGTGCAGCTTATCAGGAAATTGCAGCTGCTATGCCGATCGCGGAAAAGGGAGGCCGTATTTCCTATTACTCTGCCTTTTTAAACAACGGAGCCATCATCCTGCGGGAATTCGGTCTTTATAAGAAAGCGATCCAGCAGGTGGAAGAAACATTGCAAAAGCGCGATTTGATTGGCACCAGCAATTTCTTTGTGACAATCTTTCTCTTATCCAGTCTGTATCTATGCACGAAGGAAACAGACAAGGTACGCGAGCTGCTAAAGGTACATATGCCTGAGCTGCTTGCGAGTGATTATTATGATACTGCTCTTTTCTATAAGCAGTATATGGAGGCCGCAATCCTTGATGATGATCGGCCCACCGCTGAGCACTGGTATGAAATTCTCATAAATACCTACGATTTTACTAAAAATGAAGAATTGGATAATAACGAAGTATATCTGTCACTGGCCCGTTATCACCTGTATCAGAAAAACTATGAAAAGGCACAGGAATATTATGAGCATCTGCTTTCTCATATGGAGGAGCTGCTGGGGTATAAGCGTCATATTCTGGAAGAATCCGCCCGCCTGTATGAATGCCTTGAGGATTATCAAAAGGCACATGCCTGTCTGAAGCAGGCTCATGCACTGACAAACGCCTATACCGGTTTTATTGATGATATGTACCGTCAGGAAATTGAGGATGTATGGGAAAAGAACCGGATGCTGTCCTATGAGGTATTGTATGACCGTCTGCTTGATATGACAGAATTTGGAAAAATTGTTACCTCCTGTTTAAGCTGGAAGCAGCTTAATGAAGTCATTGACCAGCATGCAGGTCGAATATTCTCCTATGACAATTGGGAGGTTCTGCTTTATGAGGAGCCAAAGCAGCTGCTGCGTTCGTTTGCCAATGTGTCCTATGCACTGGACTCCCATCCGATACTGAAAGCATGTACAAGGGAATATACCTCACGCAGATTACCTAACCTGACAGCTGACAGTGAAACAGCGAAAAGCCTTGGCACACTCTATGATAAGCAAACCCGTTCCATGCTGCTGCAGCCCATCACCTATCAGGGAACTGTGCTTGCCTTATTCTGCATGAAATCCAATCTGGTAGATAATTTCAGCCGTACCGATCAGCGTCTTTTGCAGGTATTTGCGGATTATATCGCCATTGCCATTCACAATGTCGCACAATTTGCGGATGCGTTGGATAAATCCAGCTATGATTATCTCAGTGGAATTTACAATCGAAGCGCTCTTATGCAGTATGGAGAGGATATGCTACAGAGCGCCCGCAGACAGGCTCATTCCATCGGAGCTTTGATGATGGATATCGATGATTTTAAACAAATCAATGATACCTTCGGTCATATGCAGGGTGATGAGGTTATACGGCAGGTAACGGCAATTATGAAGCAAAAGCAGCAGCATGGTATCATTGCACGCTTTGGCGGTGAGGAATTTATCCTTTTGATCGATCAGCTCAGCAAGCAGGAATTGTATGAGCTGGCAGAGGATATCCGCTATGCATGTGAAACCTGCGAGATTTCTTTTGAAAATGCCAGTATACATTTTACCATCAGTATTGGCTGCTGTTATCAGGAACAGCCGGCATCCACACTGAAGGAATTGTTTAACGAAGCGGATCAGCGTCTGTATATCGCTAAGCGAAATGGTAAAAATTATGTTCAGATGTAG
- a CDS encoding putative manganese-dependent inorganic diphosphatase — protein sequence MKDVVHIIGHKNPDTDSIVSAIAYAQLKQKLGVNAIACRLGELNPETDFVLKKFQVPEPVYIQNARVKLYDVPFDEPLLLKSEDTIKEAWDRMGMRSTSALFVVDEAQRLIGVVSLSDMTNILMSDKGEKPISLMKNTSCDNIRKVLQGEFLYECESYRTNGRIHILCSRNAEYSDISYRDSIVVVNDDLKLQKRALSDGAGCMILVDVDIISQGIIRMAKEANCTIIKTPLNMFQVARSMYRSPSVNLIMKRQIISFNNHAYIDDVYKQMSKSRFRSYPVVNNQGIVLGSISRYHLLNYQKKKFILVDHNELSQSIDDLKEAEILEVVDHHRIGDVETTTPIRFRNEIIGSTVSIIARMYKEAGLIPEAKTAAIMCCAIISDTMNFNSPTTTPVDKELAKELAAVAGIDLDAMAKEMFGAVATIKGRSMSEILYNDFKEYNIDGKRIAIGQINIADEQEIVEVQDEIRAYMKKINEINKFDLLMMCFTAADGSGSNLVFIGSLSYVVDEAFKEDIMDELYFVDGVISRKKQIIPMLSQCLEAM from the coding sequence ATGAAAGACGTTGTTCATATTATCGGGCACAAAAATCCGGATACGGATTCCATTGTGTCGGCGATTGCATATGCACAGTTAAAGCAAAAGCTGGGTGTGAATGCCATTGCCTGCCGTCTAGGAGAACTGAATCCGGAAACGGATTTCGTTTTAAAGAAATTTCAGGTACCGGAGCCGGTATATATTCAAAATGCCAGAGTAAAGCTGTATGATGTGCCGTTTGACGAGCCGCTGCTTTTAAAATCAGAGGATACCATAAAGGAAGCATGGGACCGCATGGGGATGCGTTCCACCAGTGCTTTGTTTGTTGTGGATGAGGCACAGCGGCTGATTGGTGTTGTATCACTGTCTGATATGACGAATATCCTGATGAGTGATAAGGGAGAAAAGCCAATCTCACTGATGAAAAACACATCCTGTGATAATATCCGAAAGGTATTGCAGGGAGAATTTTTATATGAGTGTGAATCGTATCGCACCAATGGCAGAATACACATCCTGTGCAGCCGCAATGCGGAATACAGCGATATCAGCTATCGGGATAGCATTGTCGTTGTAAATGATGATTTAAAGCTGCAGAAACGAGCCTTGAGTGATGGGGCAGGCTGTATGATTCTGGTGGATGTGGATATCATTTCCCAGGGAATTATCCGTATGGCAAAGGAAGCGAACTGTACAATCATCAAAACACCGCTGAATATGTTTCAGGTTGCCCGCAGCATGTATCGTTCACCGAGCGTGAATCTGATTATGAAGCGTCAAATTATCAGCTTTAATAATCATGCATATATTGATGATGTTTATAAGCAGATGTCCAAGTCAAGATTTCGATCCTATCCGGTTGTAAATAATCAGGGAATCGTGCTGGGCTCAATTTCCCGCTATCATCTGTTGAATTATCAGAAGAAAAAATTCATCCTTGTGGATCATAATGAGCTTTCCCAGAGTATTGATGATTTGAAGGAGGCGGAAATTCTGGAGGTTGTGGATCATCACCGTATCGGCGATGTGGAAACAACGACGCCAATCCGTTTCCGCAATGAAATCATCGGCAGTACGGTATCCATCATCGCCCGTATGTATAAGGAAGCAGGTCTAATTCCTGAGGCCAAAACAGCGGCCATCATGTGCTGTGCGATCATCAGTGATACGATGAATTTTAACTCGCCGACAACAACCCCGGTGGATAAGGAGCTGGCAAAGGAGCTGGCAGCAGTGGCAGGTATTGATCTGGATGCCATGGCGAAGGAAATGTTTGGTGCAGTCGCAACCATTAAGGGAAGAAGCATGTCGGAAATTTTGTATAATGATTTTAAGGAGTACAACATCGACGGAAAGCGGATTGCCATTGGACAGATCAATATTGCGGATGAGCAGGAAATCGTGGAGGTACAGGATGAAATTCGTGCCTATATGAAAAAAATCAATGAAATCAATAAATTTGATCTGCTCATGATGTGCTTTACCGCAGCGGATGGCAGCGGCAGCAATCTGGTATTTATCGGTTCACTCAGTTATGTTGTGGATGAAGCGTTTAAAGAGGATATTATGGATGAGCTGTATTTTGTGGATGGTGTGATTTCCCGCAAGAAACAGATTATTCCCATGCTGTCCCAATGTCTGGAAGCAATGTAG